A stretch of Anaeromyxobacter dehalogenans 2CP-1 DNA encodes these proteins:
- a CDS encoding efflux RND transporter permease subunit: MRIIEAFVRFSERRRVVILAVAALVALVGGYGTFRLYADLRPDMSELLPANSRSARDLEALTKRIGGFAELSVVLAGKDPLALQLFADDLDDALKDAPPGLLRWVEYRVDEARDFFKPRLLLFLSREELASLRDTLGARVAWERARQAGKAEGPAPDVEGLVDRIAGERKGLLGKFPSGYVMGEVPGHAPGETMTALAMVIRLDAPPDDYRDVVALQRVVKDTVRRLEPEKAGIEVGYGGYVANNILEHDALAEDLVWATILVLLAVAASVVVYNRTWKAVFAVGAPLLVGTFATFGLAEIFVGHLNSNTAFLGSIVVGNGINVGLILFARYLEDRRRGQEPRPAMVTALANTWLATLTAALAAGVSYASLLSTDFRGFNQFGLIGGLGMAFSWLSAYAVTPALVLAWERRAPIPRQGQRPARPIFTYAISAIVERAPRRMVTVAVLLSIASAVMVVRWSRDPIEHDFRRLRDQSALADGGPGWWDQRVDALHGDHLSPTAILARDEGEARAIANALDAHMRATPDTTFGHVLSIAAFVPEGQEAKLPLIRELRALATPENLSFLSPEKRLAIEQVLPPEELRPFGAKDLPDMIRRQLTEVDGRVGTPVLLYPSGRMDVWNGLDVRRFARELRSVPMPRADLPMASSTLVFADVLDAIERDGPRATVLSLLGVVALVLIAFGLGRRSVRSLGDALGVLAALGVGVLWFMGLAGALQLRLNMLNFIALPITFGIGVDYATNIFQRRRVDHAGSVADIVRTTGGAVALCSLTTIIGYSSLLIARNQALISFGLLAVLGEVACLAAALLALPAAMRWRERSRARAAAAQAAAARGGTDAQPQP; encoded by the coding sequence ATGCGCATCATCGAAGCCTTCGTCCGCTTCTCCGAGCGGCGCCGCGTCGTCATCCTGGCCGTCGCCGCCCTGGTGGCGCTCGTCGGCGGGTACGGCACCTTCCGGCTGTACGCCGACCTGCGCCCGGACATGTCCGAGCTGCTCCCCGCCAACAGCCGGAGCGCCCGCGACCTCGAGGCGCTCACGAAGCGCATCGGCGGGTTCGCCGAGCTGTCGGTGGTGCTGGCGGGGAAGGACCCGCTCGCCCTGCAGCTCTTCGCGGACGACCTCGACGACGCGCTGAAGGACGCGCCGCCCGGCCTGCTGCGCTGGGTCGAGTACCGCGTGGACGAGGCGCGCGACTTCTTCAAGCCGCGCCTGCTGCTGTTCCTCTCGCGCGAGGAGCTGGCGTCGCTGCGCGACACGCTCGGCGCGCGGGTGGCGTGGGAGCGGGCCCGGCAGGCCGGGAAGGCCGAGGGGCCGGCCCCGGACGTGGAGGGGCTGGTCGACCGGATCGCCGGCGAGCGGAAGGGGCTGCTCGGCAAGTTCCCGAGCGGCTACGTCATGGGCGAGGTGCCCGGTCACGCGCCCGGCGAGACCATGACCGCGCTCGCCATGGTGATCCGGCTCGACGCGCCTCCGGACGACTACCGCGACGTGGTGGCGCTGCAGCGGGTGGTGAAGGACACCGTCCGCCGGCTCGAGCCCGAGAAGGCCGGCATCGAGGTGGGCTACGGCGGGTACGTGGCCAACAACATCCTCGAGCACGACGCCCTGGCCGAGGACCTGGTGTGGGCCACCATCCTGGTGCTGCTCGCGGTGGCGGCCTCGGTGGTCGTCTACAACCGCACCTGGAAGGCCGTCTTCGCGGTGGGCGCGCCCCTCCTCGTCGGCACGTTCGCGACGTTCGGGCTGGCCGAGATCTTCGTCGGCCACCTCAACTCCAACACCGCCTTCCTCGGCTCCATCGTGGTGGGCAACGGCATCAACGTCGGGCTGATCCTGTTCGCGCGCTACCTCGAGGACCGTCGGCGCGGGCAGGAGCCCCGGCCCGCCATGGTCACGGCGCTCGCCAACACCTGGCTCGCCACGCTCACCGCCGCGCTCGCCGCCGGGGTGTCCTACGCCTCGCTGCTCTCCACCGACTTCCGCGGCTTCAACCAGTTCGGCCTGATCGGCGGGCTGGGCATGGCGTTCTCCTGGCTCTCCGCGTACGCGGTCACCCCGGCGCTGGTGCTCGCGTGGGAGCGCCGCGCGCCCATCCCGCGGCAGGGGCAGCGTCCGGCCCGCCCGATCTTCACCTACGCGATCTCGGCCATCGTGGAGCGCGCGCCGCGCCGCATGGTGACGGTGGCGGTGCTGCTCTCGATCGCGTCGGCCGTGATGGTGGTCCGCTGGTCGCGGGATCCCATCGAGCACGACTTCCGCCGCCTGCGCGACCAGTCGGCGCTCGCCGACGGCGGGCCGGGCTGGTGGGACCAGCGGGTGGACGCGCTGCACGGCGACCACCTCTCGCCCACCGCCATCCTGGCCCGCGACGAGGGCGAGGCGCGCGCCATCGCGAACGCGCTCGACGCGCACATGCGCGCGACGCCGGACACCACCTTCGGCCACGTGCTCTCCATCGCCGCGTTCGTGCCGGAGGGCCAGGAGGCGAAGCTCCCGCTCATCCGGGAGCTGCGCGCGCTCGCCACCCCCGAGAACCTCTCCTTCCTCTCGCCCGAGAAGCGGCTCGCCATCGAGCAGGTGCTGCCGCCCGAGGAGCTGCGCCCGTTCGGCGCGAAGGACCTGCCGGACATGATCCGGCGCCAGCTCACCGAGGTGGACGGGCGCGTGGGCACGCCGGTGCTGCTGTACCCCTCGGGCCGGATGGACGTGTGGAACGGGCTCGACGTGCGGCGCTTCGCGCGCGAGCTGCGCTCGGTGCCGATGCCCCGCGCCGACCTGCCCATGGCCAGCTCCACCCTGGTGTTCGCGGACGTGCTCGACGCCATCGAGCGCGACGGGCCGCGCGCCACCGTGCTGTCGCTCCTCGGGGTGGTGGCGCTGGTGCTGATCGCGTTCGGGCTGGGCCGCCGCTCGGTGCGCTCGCTCGGCGACGCGCTGGGCGTGCTCGCCGCGCTGGGCGTGGGCGTGCTCTGGTTCATGGGGCTCGCCGGCGCGCTCCAGCTCCGGCTCAACATGCTGAACTTCATCGCGCTGCCCATCACGTTCGGCATCGGCGTGGACTACGCGACGAACATCTTCCAGCGCCGGCGGGTGGACCACGCGGGCTCGGTGGCGGACATCGTCCGGACCACCGGCGGCGCGGTGGCGCTCTGCTCGCTCACGACCATCATCGGCTACTCGTCGCTGCTCATCGCGCGGAACCAGGCGCTCATCTCGTTCGGGCTGCTGGCGGTGCTGGGCGAGGTGGCGTGCCTGGCCGCGGCGCTGCTGGCGCTGCCGGCCGCGATGCGCTGGCGGGAGCGGTCGCGCGCCCGGGCGGCGGCGGCGCAGGCGGCTGCGGCGCGCGGCGGCACCGACGCGCAGCCGCAACCTTGA
- a CDS encoding metallophosphoesterase yields MTTWRIASDWHLAPGSPAVHGRLARAFLARARADGATVVLNGDAFDDLFTGGGRAEAAHPLVVAELEALGREGRLRRTRGNHDPGAGEERVVLEVPGTGRVLVAHGHAADPVNASALGRLGDGISRRFGRFGVVRGAAWFAEAAARALAEDWMVATFRRRCLAEVEREGFALGVFGHVHRAHLAPGDRYANAGSLHGEALEYLELGPRGPRLAVLRAGDLPDPGTAPAAKG; encoded by the coding sequence GTGACCACCTGGCGCATCGCCAGCGACTGGCACCTCGCGCCCGGCAGCCCGGCGGTGCACGGCCGGCTGGCGCGCGCCTTCCTGGCCCGCGCGCGCGCCGACGGCGCCACGGTGGTGCTGAACGGCGACGCGTTCGACGACCTGTTCACCGGAGGTGGACGGGCCGAGGCGGCGCACCCGCTGGTGGTCGCCGAGCTGGAGGCGCTCGGCCGCGAGGGCCGGCTGCGGCGAACGCGCGGCAACCACGATCCGGGCGCGGGCGAGGAGCGGGTGGTGCTGGAGGTGCCCGGGACCGGCCGCGTGCTGGTCGCGCACGGGCACGCCGCCGACCCGGTGAACGCCTCGGCGCTGGGGCGGCTCGGGGACGGAATCTCCCGCCGCTTCGGCCGGTTCGGGGTGGTGCGGGGCGCGGCCTGGTTCGCCGAGGCGGCCGCCCGCGCGCTGGCCGAGGACTGGATGGTGGCGACGTTCCGGCGCCGGTGCCTGGCCGAGGTGGAGCGGGAGGGCTTCGCGCTGGGCGTGTTCGGGCACGTGCACCGGGCCCACCTCGCGCCGGGGGATCGCTACGCCAACGCGGGCTCGCTCCACGGCGAGGCCCTCGAGTACCTGGAGCTCGGGCCCCGCGGCCCACGGCTCGCCGTGCTCCGCGCCGGCGACCTGCCGGACCCGGGAACGGCCCCGGCGGCGAAGGGGTAG
- a CDS encoding lysophospholipid acyltransferase family protein yields MSRHAPHAPPPPLDPRHPAYRWILGGARRLARYHRMTVEGTVPQGPCVYVALHGAGYLVLDLVLACYFLGWKEFHESGRREDWRPLRIVGAESQIERFLPGLPRVKEHAGIIGTDEEDCVAVLERGESLLVTPGGMREAQPSRDFYRLRWDGRLGFARMAVRTGVPIVPVAVVGGAEAYPGVRWGKLSFWSPLPLPARMEMAIGEPIPVERRPESARDPAVVKPLQELARARTQALYDRLIAQRGTGR; encoded by the coding sequence GTGAGCCGCCACGCCCCGCACGCCCCGCCGCCGCCGCTCGATCCGCGCCACCCGGCCTACCGCTGGATCCTCGGGGGTGCGCGCCGGCTCGCGCGCTACCACCGCATGACGGTGGAGGGCACGGTGCCGCAGGGTCCGTGCGTCTACGTGGCGCTGCACGGCGCCGGGTACCTCGTGCTCGACCTGGTGCTGGCCTGCTACTTCCTCGGCTGGAAGGAGTTCCACGAGAGCGGGCGGCGGGAGGACTGGCGCCCGCTCCGCATCGTGGGGGCAGAGTCGCAGATCGAGCGCTTCCTGCCCGGCCTGCCGCGGGTGAAGGAGCACGCCGGCATCATCGGGACCGACGAGGAGGACTGCGTGGCGGTGCTGGAGCGCGGCGAGTCGCTGCTCGTCACGCCGGGCGGCATGCGCGAGGCGCAGCCCTCGCGCGACTTCTACCGGCTGCGCTGGGACGGGCGGCTCGGCTTCGCGCGCATGGCGGTGCGCACCGGCGTGCCCATCGTCCCGGTGGCGGTGGTGGGCGGCGCGGAGGCGTACCCGGGCGTGCGGTGGGGCAAGCTCTCGTTCTGGTCGCCGCTGCCGCTCCCCGCGCGGATGGAGATGGCGATCGGCGAGCCCATCCCGGTGGAGCGGCGGCCGGAGTCGGCGCGGGATCCGGCGGTGGTGAAGCCGCTCCAGGAGCTGGCGCGCGCGCGCACGCAGGCGCTCTACGACCGGCTGATCGCGCAGCGGGGCACGGGGCGGTGA
- a CDS encoding 1-acyl-sn-glycerol-3-phosphate acyltransferase produces the protein MAFPRTWRQKAILVPFARGLKLWYRPRVHGLEAVPRDRPVIYVAKHPRTWLYFEIFLLGLLTFWDADRIPFRPMEKRGTSLHRIPGLAWVRRHVGSIEATEAAALAALRGGESLLVFPGGARELYGDEDALDWAGRRGYARIAAAAGVPVVPVAIAGADQQHPLRLPLGKGGSLWLPPVPLPVALDFWFGAPMPPPSPGDAAGVAAYADRVAAATQALLDQAVRARRSWIPARTRSRP, from the coding sequence ATGGCCTTCCCCCGCACCTGGCGCCAGAAGGCGATCCTCGTCCCGTTCGCGCGCGGCCTGAAGCTCTGGTACCGCCCGCGCGTGCACGGGCTCGAGGCGGTCCCGCGCGATCGGCCGGTCATCTACGTCGCGAAGCACCCGCGCACCTGGCTCTACTTCGAGATCTTCCTGCTCGGGCTGCTCACGTTCTGGGACGCCGACCGGATCCCGTTCCGCCCCATGGAGAAGCGCGGCACCTCGCTGCATCGCATCCCCGGCCTCGCCTGGGTCCGGCGCCACGTCGGCAGCATCGAGGCCACCGAAGCGGCGGCGCTCGCGGCGCTCCGCGGCGGCGAGTCGCTGCTCGTGTTCCCGGGCGGCGCGCGCGAGCTGTACGGCGACGAGGACGCGCTCGACTGGGCCGGGCGCCGCGGCTACGCGCGCATCGCCGCCGCCGCCGGCGTGCCGGTGGTGCCGGTGGCGATCGCCGGGGCCGACCAGCAGCACCCGCTCCGCCTCCCGCTCGGCAAGGGCGGCTCGCTCTGGTTGCCTCCCGTGCCGCTGCCGGTGGCGCTCGACTTCTGGTTCGGCGCGCCCATGCCGCCGCCGTCGCCCGGCGACGCCGCCGGGGTGGCGGCCTACGCCGACCGCGTCGCCGCCGCCACGCAGGCGCTGCTCGACCAGGCCGTCCGCGCCCGCCGCAGCTGGATCCCCGCCCGGACCCGGAGCCGCCCGTGA